In Bacillota bacterium, a genomic segment contains:
- a CDS encoding DUF1634 domain-containing protein, with the protein MNNEQTHHDNERLYHLISLLLRAGNTVSVLLLTAGIVLMLWYRSRADSHSHSFITAWHRLLRAEPSGFLEVGLQTVILTPIVASASICLYAIIRKQRFLLIPSLLVLGGLVLSLWIGIAW; encoded by the coding sequence ATGAACAATGAACAAACGCACCACGATAACGAGAGGCTATACCATTTAATCTCCCTGCTGCTTCGTGCAGGTAACACGGTAAGCGTGCTGCTACTCACGGCAGGCATCGTGCTGATGCTCTGGTATAGAAGCCGTGCCGACTCTCACTCCCACTCCTTCATCACCGCGTGGCATCGCCTGCTGCGGGCAGAACCATCGGGCTTTCTGGAAGTGGGACTGCAGACAGTCATCCTGACGCCGATTGTCGCTTCCGCGTCGATATGCCTTTATGCCATCATCCGGAAACAACGCTTCCTGCTGATACCGTCACTGCTGGTGCTGGGGGGATTGGTGTTGAGCCTATGGATAGGTATCGCGTGGTAG
- a CDS encoding ParB/RepB/Spo0J family partition protein, which translates to MPDMQMIPLEKIIAGKNQPRQTFYEESLQELAQSIKERGVLEPIVVRPAADGRYEIVMGERRYRAAQMAGLTEIPAIIRELTDEEAAADALLENFQREDLNPIERAQAIQRLLTMMSWEQVARTLGVSESTLKRHLELLELPQVIQQELMKPPSQNGSGGTFTEGHARALLPLNKEVSTQLRLVEKVRNEKLSIGDLEKIVNAILEYPNKKEAFLRVPLHVTEEMLKHLGARRERQRPYKPQTAEQHLKNLQKACSAVSDLLDDRVIEFINTQQMNQLLATTGELQHELEQFNQRVRTALQNKEYGFREVYIHCPLCGRVELIGSLRCSVCWTVLRRCYDCGNYDRTYERCGVTGAQIFVSEAENPKEYSKSYKCPDYKPKFEVLARKPQPKAA; encoded by the coding sequence ATGCCAGACATGCAGATGATACCGCTGGAAAAGATTATCGCTGGCAAAAACCAGCCTCGTCAGACCTTTTATGAGGAGAGCCTGCAGGAGCTGGCGCAGTCCATCAAGGAGCGTGGGGTACTGGAACCCATCGTTGTCCGCCCGGCTGCTGATGGACGCTACGAGATTGTCATGGGTGAGCGACGGTATCGGGCGGCGCAGATGGCTGGACTTACCGAAATACCTGCTATCATCCGTGAGTTGACTGACGAGGAAGCCGCCGCCGATGCGCTGCTGGAGAACTTTCAGCGTGAAGACTTGAACCCCATCGAGCGGGCGCAGGCCATCCAGCGGCTACTGACCATGATGAGTTGGGAGCAAGTAGCACGCACGCTGGGTGTCAGCGAGAGCACGCTCAAGCGCCATCTGGAGCTGCTGGAACTGCCGCAGGTCATTCAGCAGGAGCTGATGAAGCCGCCATCGCAGAACGGCAGCGGCGGAACGTTCACCGAGGGACACGCGCGTGCCCTGTTGCCGCTGAACAAAGAGGTCAGTACCCAGCTGCGCCTCGTGGAGAAGGTGCGCAACGAAAAGCTCTCCATCGGCGACCTGGAGAAGATTGTCAACGCCATTCTGGAATACCCGAACAAGAAAGAGGCGTTCCTGCGCGTCCCGCTGCACGTTACCGAAGAGATGCTCAAGCACTTGGGGGCGCGGCGTGAACGCCAGCGACCTTACAAACCGCAGACCGCCGAACAGCACCTGAAGAACCTGCAGAAAGCCTGCTCCGCGGTGTCCGACCTGCTGGATGACCGCGTGATTGAGTTCATCAACACCCAGCAGATGAACCAGCTGCTGGCGACCACCGGCGAGCTGCAGCACGAGCTGGAGCAGTTCAATCAGCGCGTGCGCACCGCTTTGCAAAACAAGGAGTACGGCTTCCGCGAGGTGTACATCCACTGCCCCTTGTGCGGGCGCGTGGAGCTTATCGGTAGCCTGCGGTGTAGCGTATGCTGGACGGTGCTACGCCGCTGCTACGACTGCGGCAACTACGACCGCACCTACGAGCGGTGCGGCGTGACAGGGGCGCAGATTTTCGTCAGCGAGGCGGAGAACCCGAAAGAGTATTCCAAGTCGTACAAGTGTCCCGATTACAAGCCGAAGTTCGAGGTCTTAGCCCGCAAACCCCAGCCCAAAGCAGCCTGA
- a CDS encoding metallopeptidase family protein — MSPAEFRQLVQEAIDSLPEDILRHLRNVEVLVEWTPLPEHRRTAGLRAREDLFGLYEGVPLTERGVLSGEPIFPDRITIFQRPIERHYRTPGRIRDAIRRTLIHEIAHHFGISDERLRELDAY; from the coding sequence ATGTCTCCCGCAGAGTTTCGCCAGCTGGTGCAAGAGGCGATCGACTCCCTGCCCGAAGACATCCTGCGCCACCTGAGGAACGTGGAGGTGCTGGTGGAATGGACACCGCTTCCCGAACATCGGCGCACGGCGGGACTGCGGGCACGAGAAGACCTTTTCGGGCTGTATGAGGGGGTACCGCTGACCGAGCGCGGCGTCCTCTCCGGCGAACCCATCTTCCCCGACCGCATCACCATCTTCCAGCGACCCATTGAACGCCACTATCGCACGCCGGGGCGGATTCGCGATGCCATCCGGCGAACCCTGATTCACGAAATCGCGCATCACTTTGGCATCAGCGACGAACGCCTGCGCGAGCTGGACGCGTACTGA
- a CDS encoding M55 family metallopeptidase: MIIWICTDMEGLAGIDRWEQCYHPDDNAPEYLYGRKQLTEEVNAAVAGCFDAGATEVRVIDGHGCNRNRGFLQEKLDPRVKQVWYSSFNPLRMEGLDETVHAVAMIGQHAMAGTLNGFIDHTQVPKEICRYRINGEEHGEMSQFALYAGAYGVPLVYVSGDEALCEEARRLFPHVRCTPTKRGTGWATCELYPPDEVRARIRHDIAEAIQNANRADAWRVTPPIEVSVEWAYSGLADERARFAGVQRVDARTVAWKIHDPRDIYMFPCEAWQPGMAYRQG, encoded by the coding sequence ATGATTATCTGGATTTGCACCGACATGGAAGGGCTGGCGGGCATCGACCGCTGGGAGCAGTGTTACCATCCCGACGACAACGCCCCGGAGTATCTCTACGGACGCAAGCAGCTCACCGAAGAGGTAAACGCCGCCGTCGCAGGCTGTTTTGACGCCGGAGCGACGGAGGTGCGCGTCATCGACGGGCACGGATGCAATCGCAACAGGGGGTTTCTGCAAGAGAAGCTCGACCCGCGCGTCAAGCAGGTGTGGTACAGCAGCTTCAACCCCCTGCGCATGGAGGGACTGGACGAGACCGTTCACGCGGTAGCGATGATCGGTCAACACGCGATGGCAGGCACCCTGAACGGCTTCATCGACCACACGCAGGTGCCTAAAGAGATTTGCCGTTACCGGATTAACGGCGAGGAGCACGGCGAGATGAGCCAGTTCGCGCTGTACGCGGGCGCATACGGGGTGCCGCTGGTGTATGTGTCGGGCGACGAGGCGTTGTGTGAGGAGGCGCGCCGACTGTTCCCGCACGTGCGCTGCACCCCCACCAAACGCGGCACCGGCTGGGCAACCTGCGAACTCTACCCTCCGGATGAAGTGCGCGCCCGCATCCGCCACGACATCGCCGAAGCCATCCAAAACGCCAACCGCGCCGACGCCTGGCGGGTAACGCCACCCATCGAAGTGTCGGTGGAATGGGCATACAGTGGACTGGCGGATGAACGCGCCCGTTTTGCCGGGGTGCAGCGTGTGGATGCCCGTACGGTGGCATGGAAAATCCACGACCCGCGCGACATCTACATGTTCCCCTGTGAAGCATGGCAACCCGGTATGGCATACCGACAGGGGTGA
- a CDS encoding dihydrofolate reductase family protein — MRCLLDLAGETHTEETLYQQLRFPPAPPDRPYVFLNMVSTLDGKITLGEVGDTAAGLGSPMDQALMKRLQRNAQAVLIGASTLRAGHVTYPETLWRAVVTASGNVPTESRFFREAPGKAVVFTTEQVPEVKRKEWQEFAHVVVCGTDKVNLMQALSFLRQQLGIERLLCEGGGALNYEMFVAGLIDEWFLTLAPKVKGGRHIPTSVEGDGLPREQVVRMELVSVYENEGELYLRYRRVR; from the coding sequence GTGCGCTGTCTGCTTGACCTCGCCGGTGAAACGCATACCGAAGAGACGCTGTATCAACAGTTACGCTTTCCCCCTGCCCCACCCGACCGTCCCTACGTGTTTCTGAATATGGTCAGCACTCTGGACGGTAAAATCACGCTGGGGGAGGTAGGAGATACCGCCGCCGGACTGGGCAGCCCGATGGATCAGGCACTTATGAAACGGCTTCAACGGAACGCACAGGCGGTGCTTATCGGAGCCAGCACGCTGCGAGCCGGACACGTTACTTACCCGGAGACCTTGTGGCGGGCCGTGGTCACTGCCAGCGGCAATGTGCCTACCGAGTCGCGCTTCTTTCGGGAAGCGCCAGGCAAAGCAGTGGTTTTCACGACCGAACAGGTGCCGGAGGTCAAACGCAAAGAGTGGCAGGAGTTTGCCCACGTGGTGGTTTGTGGCACGGACAAGGTGAACCTGATGCAGGCATTGTCTTTCCTGCGGCAGCAGCTGGGGATAGAGCGTCTGCTGTGCGAAGGAGGCGGCGCCCTCAACTACGAAATGTTCGTCGCGGGGCTGATAGACGAGTGGTTCCTGACCCTTGCGCCAAAGGTCAAGGGCGGGCGGCACATCCCCACATCCGTAGAGGGTGATGGACTGCCGCGGGAGCAGGTGGTACGAATGGAACTCGTTTCCGTTTATGAAAACGAGGGGGAGCTGTATCTCCGTTACCGGCGTGTGAGGTAA
- the ispE gene encoding 4-(cytidine 5'-diphospho)-2-C-methyl-D-erythritol kinase, which translates to MDRYRVVALPSYAKVNLTLDVRQRLPDGYHLIQSVMQQVSLADEVVVKLSNEEGIHIDCTDSAIPCDQTNLAWRAAEKFYARLGENPRVHITLRKGIPVQAGLGGGSSNAATTLRALNILHGRPLSMKDLLSIAISIGSDVPFFLIGGTALVEGLGDAVSPLPVPASYPLVIAAPLTGVSTAWAYQRIDEERAMNQEEELPAPRTPAMVNALRAGLNWLPLLHNDFEAVVLPEHPQIQRAKLLMVSSGAQAALLCGSGSGVMGVYADEATAHRALTRLRRAGFRAWRCDFCWR; encoded by the coding sequence ATGGATAGGTATCGCGTGGTAGCCCTGCCATCGTATGCGAAGGTGAACCTCACGCTGGACGTGCGGCAGCGATTGCCTGACGGCTATCACCTGATTCAGTCGGTGATGCAGCAGGTCAGTCTCGCCGACGAGGTGGTCGTGAAACTGAGCAACGAGGAAGGGATTCACATCGATTGTACGGACTCCGCGATTCCCTGCGACCAGACGAATCTGGCATGGCGCGCCGCCGAAAAGTTCTACGCCCGCCTGGGCGAAAACCCGCGTGTACACATCACCCTGCGCAAGGGTATACCCGTACAAGCAGGGCTGGGTGGAGGCAGCAGCAACGCGGCGACCACACTGCGCGCCCTGAACATTCTGCATGGACGCCCCCTCTCCATGAAAGACCTGCTATCAATAGCCATCTCTATCGGGTCGGATGTGCCGTTCTTTTTGATTGGGGGTACCGCGCTGGTGGAAGGGCTTGGCGATGCGGTCAGTCCCCTGCCCGTGCCTGCCAGCTATCCGCTGGTGATAGCGGCTCCGTTAACGGGTGTTTCTACCGCATGGGCATATCAGCGCATCGACGAAGAACGCGCTATGAACCAGGAAGAGGAACTGCCTGCACCGCGCACACCGGCAATGGTGAACGCCCTCCGTGCGGGGCTGAACTGGTTACCGCTACTGCACAACGACTTCGAAGCGGTTGTGCTTCCTGAACACCCCCAAATACAACGCGCCAAACTGCTCATGGTATCCTCCGGTGCGCAGGCTGCCCTGTTATGCGGAAGCGGATCGGGGGTCATGGGCGTGTATGCCGATGAAGCCACAGCGCATCGCGCGCTCACGCGCCTGCGACGGGCAGGATTTCGCGCGTGGAGATGTGACTTCTGCTGGCGGTAA
- a CDS encoding right-handed parallel beta-helix repeat-containing protein, translating into MATRYGIPTGVNTMRLTVALSFCLLLPLLSTAQPEVVWVTNSEQLRQAVRNARPSTTILLAPGEYLGGIYLENVRGEPGKPITIAGQDAQKPPVIRGGGTGLHISRAAYLELRGLVITGARYNGLNIDDGGQVDSPTHHIVLKDIAVRDIGPQGNCDGIKLSGVTDFRVEGCTVEQWGDGGQGIDMVGCHRGVIERCTLRFTDDRGYGVQAKGGSSNITIRRCRFEHAGARAVQIGGSTGLQFFRPPLKPGGEHAEACNITVEGCLFIGSTAAVSFVGVDGATVRYNTIYLPKRWAIRILQETREPGFVPCCHGRFTDNLVVFRSGEWFEGGVNIGAATAPRTFTFARNWWYCEDAPERSKPMLPVSEKEGVYGVNPRLRAPQNGDLSVDEASPARGVGAHALPSESESTP; encoded by the coding sequence ATGGCAACCCGGTATGGCATACCGACAGGGGTGAACACCATGCGGCTAACTGTTGCCCTGTCTTTCTGCCTTCTGCTGCCCTTGTTGTCGACCGCCCAGCCGGAGGTGGTGTGGGTAACCAATAGCGAACAGCTCCGGCAGGCGGTGCGCAACGCCCGACCCAGCACGACCATCCTGCTTGCGCCCGGAGAGTACCTAGGCGGGATTTACCTGGAGAACGTGCGTGGCGAACCGGGCAAACCCATCACCATCGCTGGGCAAGACGCGCAAAAACCGCCCGTCATTCGCGGCGGCGGTACAGGGTTACACATCAGCAGGGCGGCTTACCTGGAGCTGCGCGGACTGGTCATCACAGGGGCGCGGTATAACGGCTTGAACATCGACGACGGTGGACAGGTTGATTCCCCGACGCACCACATCGTGCTGAAAGATATCGCCGTGCGCGACATCGGCCCCCAAGGCAACTGCGATGGCATCAAACTTTCCGGAGTGACCGACTTTCGCGTGGAAGGCTGTACGGTGGAGCAATGGGGAGACGGCGGACAGGGTATCGATATGGTGGGCTGTCACCGCGGGGTCATCGAGCGATGTACCTTGCGCTTCACCGATGACAGAGGGTATGGGGTGCAAGCCAAAGGCGGCAGCAGCAACATCACGATACGGCGGTGCCGCTTCGAACACGCGGGCGCACGCGCCGTGCAGATTGGCGGTAGCACGGGGCTGCAGTTCTTCCGACCGCCGCTAAAGCCGGGTGGGGAACACGCGGAGGCGTGCAACATCACGGTCGAGGGCTGTCTCTTTATCGGTTCCACAGCGGCGGTGAGCTTTGTGGGCGTCGACGGCGCGACCGTGCGCTACAACACCATCTACCTTCCCAAACGCTGGGCGATTCGCATCCTGCAGGAGACGCGCGAGCCGGGTTTTGTGCCCTGCTGTCACGGACGCTTTACCGACAACCTTGTGGTCTTCCGTTCCGGCGAGTGGTTCGAGGGAGGGGTGAACATCGGTGCGGCAACCGCACCGCGCACCTTCACCTTTGCCCGCAACTGGTGGTATTGCGAGGATGCGCCGGAGCGAAGCAAACCGATGCTGCCGGTGTCTGAAAAAGAGGGAGTATACGGCGTAAACCCCCGCCTGCGCGCGCCACAAAACGGCGACCTGTCAGTGGATGAGGCTAGCCCGGCGCGTGGGGTGGGCGCGCACGCTTTGCCGTCGGAGAGCGAATCCACTCCCTGA